CGCGGACGGCGACGGCTGCCTCCGCGGCGAACCACAGCGCGACGGCGGCAGCGGCCGCGAGGACGAGCGCCGCGTCGAGCGGGGACGCCCACGCCGGGAGCGCGAAGAGGGTACCGTGCAGGAGAAGCGGCGGGACCGTCGCCACGAGCCAGTGGGCGGGATCCACGTCGTCGAACGGCGACGCCCGCTGGGACTCGTAACCGAGCCGGGCCACGCTCGCGCCGCAGGCGCGCTCGTCGCCCGTCCCGAGCACCTCGACGTCGTAGCTCCCAGTGGGGGCGGGACGCGACCAGGCGACCGATCCGTCCGGGCGGACCGCCAGGACGCGCTCGCCGTGCGAGTCGGCGATCACCGTGGTTCCATTCGGGAGGCGGTCGGCGTCGCGGGGCCACAGGAGGCGCTCGTCGGTCCAGGTCCACGACTCGACCCACTTTCCGCCGGACTCGTCCGGCGACGTTCGGCTCGCGTTGATCGCCCCACTCCCGTCTTCACGCTGGTACTCGACGACCCGGTTGTTCTCGGAGTCGGCGACGAGGACGGCGGGACCGCCCCGCTCGGGCGGGATGTAGTCGGGGTTGTGCTGCTCGTACAGCTTGTCGTGGTCGCCGTCCTCCCCGAGCGTCCAGTCCTCGAGGAGCCCCCGTCCGGGCTCGACGAAGATCACCTGATCCTGGTTGCGCAGGCTGGCCATGACGACCTCGCCGCCGTCGATCTCCACCAGCTCCACGTCGTTGAGGTGCGTCCAGTCGGAGGGGTACGCGCCCCCGCTGTCGGGCTCGTAGACCTCGCTGACCCGCCACTCCCAGATGACTTCATCCGCCTAGGTGTCGATCATGTACACGCGGTCGGGGTAGCTGATGTCGGCGACCAGCAGGACCGACTCGTTCACGCGGTCGACGTCGTGGATCTGCGTCGATCCGTTCCGGCGGTGGTACAACTCGTGGACGGCCTCGCCGTCGCCGGTCGACAGGTTCACCCGGCGAACGACGTTCCGGAGGCAGTCCTCGCCGCCGCACCGGTGGTCGTCGACCGCGTCGCTCGCGACGAACTTGACCGTGCGAGCGCCGGTCGGCGTCGGGTCGACGTCGTGGTAGAGAGTCAGCGAGTCGTTCCGGTACGCGACCAAGCCGTTCGGTCCGTAGGCGACGATCTGTCCCGGCCCCGTTCCGTCGACGGTCGCGACCAGGGTCCGGTCGCGCTCGCCGTCGGGGACGGCTGCGGTCGCTCTGGCCGTGTCGCGGTCCGTCACGGCCGAGGCCGCCAGCGAGGCCACCGCGAGGAGGCACACCACCAGCGCGAGTCCGCGCAGGTGACGACGATCCAGCGGGACGAGAGAACCGTCGGGCATTCCTCCGGATGTTGGAGCGCGAACACTTAGAGGCCCGCGAAAGCGGGGGTACTCGTCGGTCCTCCAGTCGAAGCCGGAGGGAACCGCGGAGAACGCGGACTACTCGGTCGATCTCGCTCGTCTCCGATTCCGGGACCGGACGAACGGTGGTAGACCGCCGCCGTCGAACGGGCAGTTCTCGGCTGGTAACCGGCACAATTTATTCATAGGTCTGGGAATAGACCAACAAGCATGGCTACGATCGAGACCAGCGTCAACCGCCCGTACCTCCCCGCCGACGGCGCGACCCTCACCGCGGAAATCGACGTCGAGCCGGGCGAGCAGACCGCGAGCCCCCGCCGCCACGTCGCCCTCTGTATCGACACGAGCGGGTCGATGCAGGGCGAGAACATCCAGCGCGCCCGCGACGGCGCAGCGTGGGTGTTCGGCCTGCTCGACGACGACGACTGGGTCAGCGTCGTCGCCTTCGACACCGACGCGGAAGTGATCCTGCCGGCGACCCGGTGGGGCGACATCGAGCGCGACGACGCGATGGACGACGTCGACGACCTCTCCGCCGGCGGCGGTACCGACATGTACAGCGGGCTGCGCGCGGCCGCCGAATCGCTGCACGGCTCTCGTGCGGGACCCGACGCCGTCCGCCGGCTCCTCCTGCTGTCGGACGGCAAGGACAACGAGCACCAGCCCGCCGACTTCGCCGACCTCGCGCGGGAGATCGACGCCGCCGGCGCGCGGATCCAGTCGGCCGGCATCGGCACGGACTACAACCAGAAGACCATCCGGACGCTCGGCACCACCGCGCGCGGGACCTGGACGCACCTGGAGTCCCCCGGCGACATCGAGGCGTTCTTCGGCGACGCCGTCGAGCAGGCCGGATCAGTGGTCGCGCCGGACGCACAGCTGGAACTCGACGTCGCGCCCGGCGTCGAGGTCAGCGAGGTCTACCGCGCGCTGCCGCAGGCCCAGGAGGTCGACGTCGAGTGGGAGGACAACACCTCCGTCGTGAAGCTCCCGGACCTCGTCGAGCGGGAGCAACAGCGCGTCGTCCTGAAGATTCACGCGCCGGGCGGCGACCTCGGCGAGGAGGCGACGCTCGCCGACGTGACCCTCACCGCGCGCGGCGAGACGGCCGTCGACGAGGTGGCCGTCGAATACACCGACGACGCGGACCTGCTCGCCGAGCACAACGAGTCCGTCTCGATCGACCACAAGCAGACCGTCGTCCGCACCGAGCTGGGCAAGGGCAACGTCGAGGCCGCCGAGACCGAGGTCGAGCGGATGACCGTCGTCCACGGCGAGGACGCGGCCGCCGTCGAGGAGGCCGAGCAGCAGACCCAGCTCGTCAAGGAGGGCGGCCGCGCCGAGCGGAGCCAGGCCACCCAGATCGTCGACGAGGACCGACTCGAGTGACGATGGACGGAGCGGGACGGGAGCGCGGAGGTGACCGGCCGTGACGGCCGGCGCCGCGACCAGCGACATCGGGCCAGGCGACGTCGTCGCCGGCCGGTACCGGATCGAGGAGGAGGCCGGCGCCGGCGGGTTCGCCCGCGCGTACGAGGCCGTCGACGGCGACACCGGCGAGACGGTCGCCGTCAAGGTGCCCAACTACGACTCCGCGAACGACGCCGACGTCATCGAGGAGTACTTCGGCGCGGAGGCGGACGCCTTAGAGCGGATCCGCGCGGCCGGCGGCCACCCGAACGTGATGGACCTGCTCGCCCGCACGGACGTCGGCGGGACGCCCGTCCTCATCGTCGAGTTCGTCGACGGCTACGAGCTCGATCGGGCGATCGACGAGATCGGGACGCTGGACGCCGGCGAGGTCCGCGAGGTCGGGATGGGCCTGTCGGACGCGATGTCGTTCCTCCACGAGAACGAGATCGTCTACCGCGACCTGAAGCCGGACAACGTGATGCTCGCCGAGCGGGACGGGCAGGTGACGCCCGTCCTGATCGACTTCAACACGGCCACCGGGTTCGACGCCTCCGGCGAGGCCGAGGACTCCGGGACGACCATCCTCGGCCCCTACAAGCCCCGCGAGGTCGCCGAGGCCAGCAGGACCGACGCCCGGCAGGGCCCGTGGTCGGACGTCTACTCCATCGGGAAGATCCTCCTGTTCCTGCTGAAGGGCACCGTCCCGAAGCAGGACGGGATCGACCCGCGGGACTTCGGCGTCGACTGCCCGGCCTACCTCGCCGCCGTCGTCGAGAAGGCCACCCGGACGGACTACGAGGAGCGGTACCCCAACGCCACCTCGCTGTACCACGTCCTCGAGCAGGAGGACCCGAGCCCGCCGCCGCAGGCGCGCCTGCAGTCCCTGCAGACGGACGCGCGGTTCACGATTCACCCCGGCGACACCCTCGGCCGGGAGGACGCCGTCGGTCCCTCCCCCGCGATCGCCATCGAGGACGAGGACGAGTACGTCTCGACAGTCCAGATTCAGTTCGAGTACGACGGCGGGACGTGGGTGCTGGGCGACCGCAGCCTCAACGGCACCTACGTCCAGACCGGCGAGGGCTGGCAGCGGGTGCTGGGCGCGGCCGGCCGCGAGCGTCTGCGCGAGCAGGGCGAGGACCCCACCGACCGCCACGGCGAGGTCCCGCCCGAGACGTTCCGGCTCGCGGACGGCGACCTGATCGCGCTCGTCCACCCCAGCTACGGTGTCGCATTCGAGTTCCAGACGGGATGACCATGGAGTACGCAACACGATACGACGTCGGCGACCGGAAGCGAGCGAGCGGCATCAACGAGGACAGCGTCGCGGTGTCCGTCTTCGAGGAGGGGCACCGCTCGGGGCTGCGCGCGGGTGACGACGCCGGCGAGAGCGATCCGGGTGGCGTCCGCGGCGGGGCCCGCGTCGACGCGGACCGGGGTGCGGCTCGCGGGGCCGGCGCGGGCGACGCATACGACGGCAGCG
This genomic interval from Halomicrobium urmianum contains the following:
- a CDS encoding serine/threonine protein kinase, whose translation is MTAGAATSDIGPGDVVAGRYRIEEEAGAGGFARAYEAVDGDTGETVAVKVPNYDSANDADVIEEYFGAEADALERIRAAGGHPNVMDLLARTDVGGTPVLIVEFVDGYELDRAIDEIGTLDAGEVREVGMGLSDAMSFLHENEIVYRDLKPDNVMLAERDGQVTPVLIDFNTATGFDASGEAEDSGTTILGPYKPREVAEASRTDARQGPWSDVYSIGKILLFLLKGTVPKQDGIDPRDFGVDCPAYLAAVVEKATRTDYEERYPNATSLYHVLEQEDPSPPPQARLQSLQTDARFTIHPGDTLGREDAVGPSPAIAIEDEDEYVSTVQIQFEYDGGTWVLGDRSLNGTYVQTGEGWQRVLGAAGRERLREQGEDPTDRHGEVPPETFRLADGDLIALVHPSYGVAFEFQTG
- a CDS encoding vWA domain-containing protein yields the protein MATIETSVNRPYLPADGATLTAEIDVEPGEQTASPRRHVALCIDTSGSMQGENIQRARDGAAWVFGLLDDDDWVSVVAFDTDAEVILPATRWGDIERDDAMDDVDDLSAGGGTDMYSGLRAAAESLHGSRAGPDAVRRLLLLSDGKDNEHQPADFADLAREIDAAGARIQSAGIGTDYNQKTIRTLGTTARGTWTHLESPGDIEAFFGDAVEQAGSVVAPDAQLELDVAPGVEVSEVYRALPQAQEVDVEWEDNTSVVKLPDLVEREQQRVVLKIHAPGGDLGEEATLADVTLTARGETAVDEVAVEYTDDADLLAEHNESVSIDHKQTVVRTELGKGNVEAAETEVERMTVVHGEDAAAVEEAEQQTQLVKEGGRAERSQATQIVDEDRLE